The Psychrobacter sp. LV10R520-6 genome includes a region encoding these proteins:
- a CDS encoding FUSC family protein: MAVSRHMVPLTLWIKNVLISIKSLIRGELAHLLTVNRSQRPWHMPIIAAIAISFPVFVGAYFGALPSGIKASLGALVILNLPLVGKLPYRLVTVMAWGFAMSLCFALGLIAQQVPIIRLPVFTLIAFGIVIFGRYYRQPPPAGLFVMMASAIALFIPLPLVQVLPATGLVMLGSGFALTMALLYSLFLLATREVIPAPTHTYQPDTIIESIMVAGFISLTLLIAVMLEMSNPYWAAVSCFIIIQGIHLRTMWIKQFHRLLGTLIGVGLASWMLSWGLEIWGVAVAILIMMLCIETLVDRHYGLAVIFITPLTIFIAEYGSGLPFSPQAYQNVIHARLLDTALGCLVGLSGGMVMQLTNFRVPLRRMETWLLTHFS; the protein is encoded by the coding sequence ATGGCTGTATCAAGGCATATGGTACCGCTCACCCTTTGGATCAAAAATGTGCTTATTAGCATCAAGAGCTTAATCCGTGGTGAGCTGGCGCATCTGCTAACGGTCAATCGAAGCCAGCGGCCGTGGCACATGCCAATCATTGCGGCTATTGCCATCAGCTTTCCCGTATTTGTAGGGGCGTATTTCGGTGCATTACCTTCAGGGATTAAAGCCTCCTTAGGGGCCTTGGTGATCTTAAACTTGCCATTAGTAGGCAAGCTGCCTTATCGCTTGGTGACGGTGATGGCATGGGGCTTTGCGATGTCGCTATGCTTCGCACTGGGACTTATAGCGCAGCAAGTACCTATTATTAGACTGCCCGTATTTACGCTGATAGCCTTCGGTATTGTTATTTTTGGACGTTATTATCGTCAGCCACCGCCAGCAGGGTTGTTTGTGATGATGGCGAGTGCTATCGCGCTCTTTATTCCTCTGCCACTGGTGCAAGTGTTACCGGCGACGGGACTGGTGATGCTCGGTAGTGGCTTTGCCCTAACCATGGCGCTGCTGTATTCGCTATTTTTATTAGCGACGCGTGAGGTTATACCTGCGCCAACCCATACCTATCAGCCGGATACCATCATTGAAAGCATTATGGTTGCGGGTTTTATCAGTTTGACCCTACTAATAGCGGTCATGCTGGAGATGTCTAATCCGTATTGGGCCGCGGTCAGCTGCTTCATTATTATTCAGGGCATTCATTTGCGTACCATGTGGATTAAGCAGTTTCACCGCTTGCTAGGGACGTTAATAGGGGTAGGGCTGGCGAGCTGGATGTTATCTTGGGGGCTAGAAATATGGGGTGTGGCGGTTGCGATACTGATTATGATGCTCTGTATTGAGACCCTAGTCGATCGGCATTATGGGCTAGCAGTGATATTTATTACCCCGCTGACGATATTTATCGCTGAATATGGTAGTGGTTTACCGTTCTCGCCCCAAGCTTATCAAAACGTTATTCACGCGCGCCTGCTTGATACCGCGCTTGGCTGTCTGGTCGGTCTTAGTGGTGGAATGGTCATGCAGTTAACAAATTTTCGCGTACCGCTTCGCCGTATGGAAACTTGGCTGCTGACGCACTTTAGTTAG
- the aroE gene encoding shikimate dehydrogenase, with amino-acid sequence MTQHFIVIGNPIAHSKSPQIHQVFAAQIGIDIGYQRQYCPDDTASFTAVVEAFFHGGGIGANVTVPFKQMAYDCSLTRGGLSEHAKVAGAVNTLLLNKDLLEAGLPIAEALYGDNTDGQGLINHITRLGWPLNGARVAIIGAGGAARGVILPLIQAGIGQLTLANRTMSKATDLVSELSNASPTINQHPINTCTTADLTGHFDLIVNATSIGLSGDTLPLADELACHSAYDMMYGRALPFLQHFAARGAQTSDGYGMLIGQAALSFERWTGQVIDVAQAAATLKNQSA; translated from the coding sequence ATGACTCAGCATTTTATCGTTATTGGCAATCCCATTGCCCACAGTAAATCTCCTCAGATTCATCAAGTATTCGCCGCGCAAATCGGGATTGATATTGGCTATCAGCGCCAGTACTGCCCTGATGATACGGCCAGCTTTACCGCAGTGGTCGAGGCGTTTTTTCATGGCGGCGGTATTGGCGCTAATGTGACCGTACCGTTTAAGCAAATGGCTTATGATTGCAGCCTGACGCGTGGCGGCTTATCTGAACATGCCAAAGTTGCAGGGGCAGTCAATACTCTCTTATTAAATAAAGACTTGTTAGAAGCTGGTTTACCAATAGCCGAGGCGCTATACGGTGACAATACCGATGGCCAAGGATTGATCAATCATATTACGAGATTAGGCTGGCCGCTTAACGGCGCACGGGTCGCCATCATTGGCGCAGGCGGTGCAGCGCGCGGGGTGATATTGCCGCTCATACAAGCGGGTATTGGACAGCTGACCCTTGCTAATCGCACGATGAGCAAGGCGACAGATTTGGTCTCGGAACTGAGCAACGCCAGTCCTACTATTAATCAGCATCCTATTAATACTTGCACCACTGCCGATTTGACCGGACACTTTGATTTGATTGTTAATGCAACATCCATAGGTCTGTCAGGGGATACCTTGCCATTAGCCGATGAGCTAGCTTGCCATTCTGCTTACGATATGATGTATGGGCGTGCGTTACCCTTTTTACAGCATTTTGCCGCGCGCGGTGCGCAGACGTCCGACGGTTATGGCATGCTTATTGGACAAGCGGCTTTGAGCTTTGAGCGCTGGACAGGACAGGTGATTGATGTGGCGCAGGCGGCTGCGACATTAAAAAACCAATCAGCATAA
- a CDS encoding DpnD/PcfM family protein has translation MSKNVKVEKTFHIEIVETLSQVIEIVAEDEQSALLKAQQLYRSEEVVLDSEDYMDTKYNIFEWE, from the coding sequence ATGAGCAAAAACGTAAAAGTAGAAAAGACCTTTCACATAGAAATTGTTGAAACTCTTAGCCAGGTCATTGAGATTGTCGCTGAAGACGAGCAATCGGCACTTCTAAAAGCTCAACAACTTTATAGAAGTGAAGAAGTTGTTTTAGATTCAGAAGATTATATGGATACTAAGTACAATATTTTTGAATGGGAATAG
- a CDS encoding aminotransferase class IV, whose product MMSGSTTDAVSGSISVPNSWVCLHSPDNTMELANCANNVAVTLDNRGLTYADGFFTTMGVIDGLILWQDYHHQRLITHGHALQLDIDDQALITMLQMYAQQLQQGMLKLIITRAPQDIRGYGFTPSESGSACEVWLKSSALLIATAEHLRLPDGRMVLMQSAAPATCLSAQLACLPPPLAGLKSLNRLDNVLASGELQRIKAAQSDTGAKGGEGLGEGLLRDMTGSWVEGTMSNVFYQLADAQWTTKPQPLPIPKNCDDTNANYLLNGQWFTPPMTQSGVAGVQRQVLIDALSKTKHPVKMRVLNDEDLPNLTQMFFCNALRGVMPVSELRLPAGNSVCFSV is encoded by the coding sequence ATGATGTCTGGTTCTACGACTGATGCTGTTTCTGGCTCTATTTCTGTGCCTAATAGCTGGGTATGTCTACATTCACCAGACAATACTATGGAACTTGCGAATTGTGCAAATAATGTTGCGGTGACGCTAGACAATCGTGGGCTGACATACGCTGACGGATTTTTTACCACTATGGGCGTTATCGATGGTCTGATATTATGGCAAGACTATCATCATCAGCGCCTTATAACCCACGGCCACGCTTTGCAACTCGATATAGATGACCAAGCGCTGATTACTATGTTGCAAATGTACGCTCAGCAACTCCAGCAAGGTATGCTTAAGCTAATCATCACCCGCGCACCACAAGATATTCGTGGCTATGGCTTTACGCCAAGTGAGTCCGGTAGCGCGTGCGAGGTTTGGCTCAAATCTTCTGCTTTGCTGATTGCTACTGCTGAACATCTGCGCTTACCTGATGGGCGTATGGTCCTTATGCAGTCCGCTGCGCCTGCCACCTGTTTGTCTGCCCAACTTGCCTGCCTGCCGCCCCCTTTGGCAGGTCTAAAAAGCCTAAACCGTCTCGATAATGTGCTTGCTAGCGGTGAGCTGCAACGTATCAAGGCAGCACAGTCGGATACTGGTGCAAAGGGGGGCGAAGGCTTAGGTGAAGGATTGCTACGCGATATGACCGGAAGCTGGGTTGAAGGCACGATGAGCAATGTGTTCTATCAATTGGCAGACGCTCAATGGACCACTAAACCGCAACCATTACCAATTCCTAAAAACTGCGATGATACCAACGCAAACTATTTACTAAACGGGCAATGGTTTACGCCGCCTATGACTCAATCGGGGGTCGCTGGAGTACAGCGCCAAGTGCTGATAGATGCCTTGTCTAAGACGAAACATCCAGTGAAGATGCGAGTTTTAAATGATGAGGATCTGCCCAATTTAACCCAGATGTTCTTCTGTAATGCGCTGCGCGGGGTAATGCCAGTCAGCGAACTTAGATTGCCGGCGGGTAATAGCGTTTGTTTCTCAGTATGA